One genomic region from Methanonatronarchaeum thermophilum encodes:
- a CDS encoding MBL fold metallo-hydrolase produces MNKDVIFLNMISRDLCIKNPSSDIYYNKPDVLIDTGLDGNLALRLLKETNVESDLKYIVLTHSHYDHIGGAKKLRELTGAEIAIHKNGYQSLKEGDGQKTASSLFGADFDFFEPDISLEDGDEIGGLKVIHTPGHTDDSICLLDREDKKLFTGDTVFSNGRPGRSDLKTGDTNQLIDSLNRIKQLDLEKIYTGHGGPGKPEAIDRALNFLKTSYI; encoded by the coding sequence TTGAATAAAGATGTTATTTTTCTTAATATGATTTCAAGGGATTTGTGCATTAAAAATCCGTCTTCAGATATCTACTATAACAAACCTGATGTCCTTATCGATACAGGATTGGATGGTAACCTAGCGTTAAGGCTACTTAAAGAAACCAATGTTGAAAGCGATCTAAAATATATTGTTCTTACACATTCACACTATGACCATATCGGTGGGGCAAAAAAACTTAGAGAACTGACTGGAGCCGAAATAGCGATACATAAAAATGGATATCAATCCCTTAAGGAAGGGGATGGTCAGAAGACTGCTTCAAGTCTATTTGGAGCCGATTTTGATTTTTTCGAACCGGATATATCTTTAGAAGATGGAGATGAAATCGGTGGTTTAAAGGTGATTCATACACCAGGGCATACCGATGACAGCATCTGCTTACTTGATAGAGAAGATAAGAAGTTGTTCACTGGAGACACCGTGTTTTCAAACGGAAGGCCAGGCCGCAGTGACCTAAAAACTGGAGATACAAACCAACTGATAGATTCATTAAATCGAATAAAACAACTCGATTTAGAGAAAATATACACCGGACATGGTGGTCCAGGTAAACCAGAAGCAATCGATAGAGCCCTAAATTTTCTGAAAACATCATACATCTAA
- a CDS encoding CBS domain-containing protein: protein MNKKNKDIMQKPVYIDKNQPLSVAMDKMDKHDLHQIPVTNSGVYHGSLTYQDIARELGSGSKSEKPATNLKVSSAYQKTSATAKENDKIKQTYCAFTKTKLHTLSVINDNKITGIIRSQDLLKYIDDQTPINQTNLTSQETETLKPDDRVVHARRKIIDNNYNCLPVIDAGGIAGLLTPREIAIGLRNFRKLVPDNKQDYRIRNLLVKDIMQVNPLIITKTNTIEEIAQKMTENNTKNAVILEEKLIGVISHLDILRYWCGDER from the coding sequence ATGAACAAAAAAAATAAAGACATAATGCAGAAACCGGTCTACATAGACAAAAACCAACCCCTATCGGTAGCCATGGACAAGATGGATAAACACGACCTACATCAAATACCAGTAACCAACAGCGGTGTATACCATGGCTCACTCACATACCAAGACATTGCAAGAGAACTAGGATCAGGAAGCAAATCAGAAAAACCAGCTACAAACCTCAAAGTCTCATCAGCATACCAAAAAACAAGCGCAACAGCAAAAGAAAACGACAAAATAAAACAAACCTACTGTGCATTCACGAAAACAAAACTACACACACTATCCGTAATAAACGACAACAAAATCACAGGCATAATCAGATCACAAGACCTCCTAAAATACATAGACGACCAAACACCAATAAACCAAACAAACCTAACATCCCAAGAAACCGAAACCCTAAAACCCGACGACCGAGTAGTACACGCAAGACGTAAAATAATAGACAACAACTACAACTGCCTACCAGTAATCGATGCAGGAGGCATAGCAGGACTACTAACACCCCGAGAAATAGCAATAGGACTCAGAAACTTTCGAAAGCTAGTTCCAGACAACAAACAAGACTACAGAATAAGAAACCTACTGGTAAAAGACATAATGCAAGTCAACCCATTGATAATCACTAAAACAAACACAATCGAAGAAATAGCACAAAAAATGACAGAAAACAACACAAAAAACGCAGTAATACTCGAAGAAAAACTTATAGGAGTTATTAGCCACCTAGACATACTCAGATACTGGTGTGGTGATGAAAGATAA
- a CDS encoding CBS domain-containing protein, with the protein MIKIRRNVNRNERHDDRFVKRSMDRGPVEFKTRLPDQKSEIVRIAGKDVVTIPRTITIIGAAKTMTNYGFRRLPVTNPGNSKLEGILTSMDIVRFMGGGESFKLIKNGHYGNFLSAINESVSEIMVNEVISVSEKGNLKEAVKKMMESGIGGIPIVDSEGRVKGIITERDIVSLISKVDIVTGMKVKDIMSENVITISPDSSIIDLTTTMVDEGFRRVPIIEDGILVGIVTATDVLRYLGNGGVFEKLVTGDIKEVLEVPVTEIMVSDIETGNSNDALTDIAKTMSQENIGSIPILDNSSLKGIVTEHDLVRSIIEVQE; encoded by the coding sequence GTGATTAAAATAAGGAGAAATGTGAATAGGAACGAAAGACATGACGATAGGTTTGTAAAAAGATCGATGGATAGAGGGCCGGTTGAATTTAAAACCAGACTCCCAGACCAAAAAAGCGAGATCGTGAGGATAGCTGGTAAAGATGTTGTGACGATACCAAGAACGATCACCATCATTGGTGCAGCAAAAACCATGACCAACTATGGTTTTAGGAGGCTGCCCGTAACAAATCCTGGAAACAGTAAACTAGAGGGAATACTAACCAGCATGGACATAGTTCGGTTCATGGGTGGTGGTGAAAGCTTTAAACTGATTAAAAACGGGCATTATGGAAATTTCCTCTCAGCAATAAACGAAAGCGTCAGCGAGATAATGGTGAACGAAGTGATCTCGGTAAGTGAAAAAGGTAATCTAAAAGAAGCTGTCAAAAAAATGATGGAAAGCGGTATCGGTGGGATACCAATCGTTGACAGCGAAGGCCGAGTTAAAGGCATAATAACTGAAAGAGATATCGTATCACTTATCTCCAAAGTAGACATCGTAACCGGAATGAAAGTAAAGGACATAATGTCTGAAAACGTGATAACAATCTCCCCAGACAGCTCAATAATCGACCTAACAACCACAATGGTTGATGAAGGATTCCGAAGAGTTCCAATAATAGAAGATGGAATATTAGTTGGAATCGTAACTGCAACCGACGTGCTGAGATATCTAGGTAATGGTGGAGTTTTCGAAAAACTTGTAACCGGAGACATAAAAGAGGTTCTGGAAGTACCTGTGACAGAGATAATGGTGTCCGACATCGAAACTGGAAACAGTAACGACGCATTAACAGACATAGCCAAAACTATGAGCCAAGAAAACATCGGCAGCATCCCAATACTTGACAACAGCAGTCTAAAAGGAATTGTAACCGAACACGACTTAGTAAGGTCAATCATTGAGGTTCAAGAATGA
- a CDS encoding CBS domain-containing protein, whose protein sequence is MTKKIKDVSKTKKEKTKVKDYMTTDVVIVKPEDTVKEIVEMIHKTGHDGFPVVERGEVKGYICAKHLLLKDKTEPAYKIMSEDVTLSYKEMDLEDAARLMFREGVSKLPVVRETGRMIGIISNTDVIRSQIERADSDKIYNLKKTLEDIHGLNVKVEKGYVEVDQLIPTQRMIHNDELKGRMYEMRKGLAEPIIVVEKPRKTILVDGHHRAVASKKLGIKEIEAHKLKINTDKKIGLEKIPESSGIKTLDQIDIIDFPPHPLVKLTKMYGDKKP, encoded by the coding sequence ATGACAAAGAAAATTAAAGACGTAAGTAAAACGAAAAAAGAAAAGACGAAAGTAAAGGACTACATGACAACAGATGTTGTCATAGTCAAACCTGAAGACACAGTTAAAGAAATCGTTGAAATGATACATAAAACAGGTCACGATGGATTTCCAGTGGTTGAAAGGGGTGAAGTTAAAGGTTATATATGCGCAAAACACCTGTTATTGAAAGACAAAACCGAGCCAGCATATAAAATAATGTCGGAAGACGTTACCCTATCATACAAAGAGATGGATTTGGAGGATGCAGCTCGACTAATGTTCAGAGAAGGAGTTTCAAAACTACCAGTAGTACGGGAAACAGGCCGCATGATAGGTATAATTTCAAACACCGACGTAATAAGGTCCCAAATAGAGAGAGCAGACTCCGACAAGATATACAACCTTAAAAAAACACTTGAAGACATCCATGGATTAAACGTCAAGGTGGAGAAGGGATACGTCGAAGTAGACCAATTGATACCGACACAACGCATGATACACAACGACGAACTAAAAGGCCGTATGTACGAAATGAGAAAAGGTCTTGCAGAGCCGATAATAGTTGTAGAAAAACCAAGAAAAACAATATTGGTCGACGGCCATCACAGAGCAGTTGCGTCAAAAAAACTTGGGATAAAAGAAATCGAAGCACACAAACTAAAGATAAACACAGATAAAAAAATCGGTTTAGAAAAAATACCAGAAAGCAGTGGAATAAAGACCTTAGACCAAATCGATATAATAGACTTCCCTCCCCACCCACTAGTTAAACTCACAAAAATGTATGGAGATAAAAAACCCTAA
- a CDS encoding CBS domain-containing protein, which yields MELTPTQCEILNALINLYQKDKSAVKGEKVASAINRNPGTIRNQMQSLKALELIEGVPGPKGGYKPTSRAYAALDYESFDEGEPVQIFLGGEQIEGATATEIDLTTLPQPDQCKATIRILGDIKSFEGGDEIQIGPTPVNKMLIRGEVAGRDDLDNKLIIRIKEIHSIPIIPVKQISSDNLITIDHSESIQSATSKMYENNIKGAPVVQGMEIVGMVTLTDIAKAVGEGKVEIVVEDVMTREIISISGDSTLDDAMIKLDEHDISRLLVIEDGEPTGIITMRDILRRLVPFNFS from the coding sequence ATGGAATTAACTCCAACTCAATGTGAAATTCTTAATGCTCTGATAAATCTATATCAGAAAGATAAGTCAGCTGTTAAAGGGGAGAAAGTTGCTTCAGCTATTAATAGGAATCCAGGTACCATTAGAAATCAAATGCAGTCACTTAAGGCATTGGAGTTAATTGAAGGTGTTCCAGGCCCTAAAGGTGGATATAAACCTACTTCTCGTGCATATGCCGCACTTGATTATGAGAGTTTCGATGAAGGTGAGCCTGTTCAGATTTTTCTAGGTGGCGAGCAGATTGAGGGAGCAACAGCAACTGAGATAGATCTAACTACATTACCTCAACCTGATCAATGTAAAGCTACAATCCGTATATTGGGCGATATCAAGTCTTTTGAAGGTGGAGATGAGATTCAGATTGGCCCTACTCCAGTTAATAAAATGTTGATTCGTGGTGAGGTTGCTGGTAGGGATGACCTTGATAACAAACTTATTATTAGGATAAAGGAGATTCATTCTATCCCTATAATTCCAGTTAAACAGATTTCTTCAGATAACCTGATTACTATCGATCATTCAGAATCTATTCAGAGTGCTACTTCAAAGATGTATGAAAACAATATTAAGGGCGCTCCAGTAGTTCAGGGTATGGAGATAGTGGGTATGGTTACTTTAACCGATATAGCCAAAGCTGTGGGTGAAGGTAAGGTTGAAATTGTTGTTGAAGATGTAATGACCAGAGAAATCATATCTATTTCAGGTGACAGCACCCTTGATGACGCTATGATTAAACTTGATGAACATGACATAAGCCGTTTGTTGGTTATTGAAGATGGCGAGCCAACCGGGATAATAACTATGAGAGATATATTAAGGAGATTGGTTCCCTTTAACTTCTCTTAA
- a CDS encoding CBS domain-containing protein — protein MKLIDLVSAPVQAVRPEDPLSHARNIMIKKGVSRLVVVNEDDKTTGMLTKTDISRGLRQDEPKWRRRPIDQIQVKNFMTPDLITITPNKSIEETAEIMLENDISGIPVIEDGTSGITENGELIGIITKKDLIDHYSNSDSNTIVSKIYTSDILTIHRHHTLNRAAEVMETEGVKRLVVVEENKKPTGIVTISDLTFANQNNPRDEGLAGKDLKMARKATKGGDKRLRSILKDMWVAEDVMSSPLITITPEQKASKAAKIMSENGISGIPVVENDELKGIITKTDIIADIGGQK, from the coding sequence ATGAAGTTAATAGACCTGGTTTCAGCTCCAGTCCAAGCAGTTAGGCCTGAAGACCCTTTATCACACGCCAGAAACATAATGATAAAAAAAGGAGTCAGCCGGCTAGTAGTAGTAAACGAAGACGATAAAACTACAGGAATGCTAACAAAAACCGATATCAGTCGTGGATTGAGACAAGACGAACCTAAATGGCGGAGACGCCCTATAGACCAAATACAAGTCAAAAACTTCATGACCCCCGATTTGATCACCATAACACCTAACAAATCAATCGAAGAAACCGCAGAAATAATGCTTGAAAACGATATCAGTGGAATCCCAGTTATCGAAGATGGAACCAGCGGAATAACAGAAAACGGTGAATTAATCGGAATAATAACAAAAAAAGACCTTATAGACCACTACAGCAATTCAGATTCCAATACCATAGTATCTAAAATATACACCTCTGACATACTAACAATACACCGACACCACACCCTCAATAGAGCCGCAGAAGTAATGGAAACAGAGGGAGTTAAAAGACTCGTAGTAGTAGAAGAAAACAAAAAACCCACAGGAATAGTAACCATCAGCGACCTCACCTTCGCAAACCAAAACAACCCTAGAGATGAAGGTCTAGCTGGAAAAGACCTAAAAATGGCGAGAAAAGCAACAAAAGGTGGAGATAAAAGATTAAGATCAATCCTGAAAGACATGTGGGTAGCTGAAGACGTAATGTCAAGCCCACTAATAACAATCACCCCAGAACAAAAAGCAAGTAAAGCAGCTAAAATAATGTCTGAAAACGGAATAAGCGGAATACCAGTGGTGGAAAACGACGAACTAAAAGGAATCATAACAAAAACAGATATAATCGCCGACATAGGAGGTCAAAAATGA
- a CDS encoding Era-like GTP-binding protein encodes MGLLDWFYKRSLARYLKKLFNKDNAKIGLYGPPNAGKTTLANKIVRDWSGDVLGPVSEIPHETRKARLEKGIEIKSDGATLNLDILDTPGIATKIDFEDFIQEFELGEGEAKRRAKEATKGVIDAINWLDDVDAIMLIMDSTRDPYNQVNVTMIGNMEARKIPFIIVANKIDEENSDPEKIADAFPNHPVVPISALEGENVNKLYDTMIKHFG; translated from the coding sequence ATGGGATTATTAGATTGGTTTTACAAAAGAAGTCTAGCTAGATATTTAAAGAAACTGTTCAACAAAGATAACGCTAAAATAGGTCTCTATGGCCCCCCTAATGCAGGGAAAACTACATTGGCGAACAAAATAGTTAGGGATTGGTCTGGAGACGTACTTGGACCGGTTTCCGAAATACCACACGAAACTAGAAAAGCAAGGTTGGAGAAAGGAATTGAGATCAAGTCGGATGGCGCTACCCTTAATCTGGATATACTGGATACGCCTGGAATAGCTACAAAAATTGATTTCGAGGACTTCATACAGGAGTTTGAGTTAGGTGAAGGAGAAGCTAAACGAAGGGCTAAAGAAGCTACTAAAGGTGTGATAGATGCTATTAACTGGCTTGATGACGTTGATGCAATAATGTTGATAATGGATTCAACCCGTGACCCTTATAACCAGGTTAACGTTACAATGATTGGCAACATGGAGGCAAGGAAGATTCCATTTATAATTGTTGCCAACAAAATCGATGAAGAAAACTCTGATCCAGAAAAAATTGCAGACGCCTTCCCTAACCATCCAGTGGTCCCGATATCTGCTTTGGAAGGAGAAAACGTCAACAAACTGTATGATACAATGATTAAACATTTTGGGTGA
- a CDS encoding RNA ligase: MKDNLTQITEKNLNINREKIQEGLKKQIIIPEKNHYRFNKTWGGIQRGTTIFKDGSTIHGFPKIRRAMLLKPTIKKHFKDFQKITIEEKMNGYNVRAAITNNKIVGLTRSGLICPYTTAKLEEKIGYSFFKENPNLVLCGEMIGPDNPYVPKNIYNVESVDFVIFDIMEKQTADFLKLEQRQKLTDKYGLKNVPNFGQHHPEQAHKKAREIIKKLSKEKREGILIKHPEHKKPPIKYTTSQSNCSDLEFAYRYYNDYGSDFVHSRVVREGFQSYEWREQEQQLEERAKRLGKSILKSIKKTIKERNNNEKTTEEVSIKIKELRTAEKFKKHLEKQAVEFEVKDIEELNDGYRVHISKVMRPTNDKTKSLLNGDLW, from the coding sequence ATGAAAGATAACCTTACCCAAATAACAGAAAAAAACCTTAACATAAACAGAGAAAAAATCCAAGAAGGCCTAAAAAAACAAATAATCATCCCAGAAAAAAACCACTACCGCTTCAACAAAACCTGGGGTGGAATACAAAGAGGAACAACAATATTCAAAGACGGCAGCACAATACATGGCTTTCCCAAAATACGGAGAGCCATGTTACTAAAACCAACAATCAAAAAACACTTCAAAGATTTCCAAAAAATAACAATAGAAGAAAAGATGAACGGCTACAACGTAAGAGCCGCAATCACAAACAACAAAATAGTAGGCCTAACCCGAAGCGGATTAATCTGCCCATACACAACAGCCAAACTAGAAGAAAAAATAGGCTACAGCTTTTTTAAAGAAAACCCCAACCTAGTTTTATGCGGCGAGATGATAGGGCCAGACAACCCATACGTCCCTAAAAACATATACAACGTAGAGTCAGTCGACTTCGTTATATTCGACATAATGGAAAAACAAACCGCTGATTTTCTTAAACTAGAACAAAGACAAAAACTAACCGATAAATATGGGTTGAAAAACGTCCCAAACTTCGGTCAACACCATCCAGAACAAGCCCACAAAAAAGCCAGAGAAATTATAAAGAAACTCTCTAAAGAAAAAAGAGAAGGAATTCTAATAAAACACCCAGAACACAAAAAACCACCCATAAAATACACCACATCACAAAGCAACTGCAGCGACTTAGAGTTCGCATACAGATATTACAATGACTATGGAAGCGATTTTGTACATTCAAGAGTTGTAAGAGAAGGATTTCAATCATACGAATGGAGAGAGCAAGAACAACAACTCGAAGAAAGAGCAAAAAGACTCGGCAAAAGCATACTTAAATCGATAAAAAAAACAATAAAAGAAAGAAACAACAACGAAAAAACCACAGAGGAAGTTTCCATCAAAATAAAAGAACTAAGAACCGCAGAAAAATTCAAAAAACACCTAGAAAAACAAGCAGTTGAATTCGAAGTAAAAGACATCGAAGAACTAAACGATGGATACAGAGTACATATCTCCAAAGTAATGAGACCAACAAACGACAAAACCAAATCACTCTTAAACGGAGACCTCTGGTAA
- the hisE gene encoding phosphoribosyl-ATP diphosphatase, with product MNLEIIEEIRDVIENRKENPKKDSYVNQLLKNEDKILEKIGEESTELIISTKNLNQENKKQEFIHEAADLLFHTILLCQSQNIDFNEVLKELQKRRK from the coding sequence ATGAACCTAGAAATAATAGAAGAAATAAGAGACGTAATCGAAAACCGTAAAGAAAACCCAAAAAAAGACTCCTACGTAAACCAACTACTAAAAAACGAAGACAAAATACTAGAAAAAATCGGAGAAGAATCAACCGAGCTAATAATATCTACAAAAAACCTAAACCAAGAAAACAAAAAACAAGAATTCATACACGAAGCAGCCGACCTACTATTCCACACAATACTACTATGTCAATCTCAAAACATAGATTTCAACGAAGTACTAAAAGAACTACAGAAAAGAAGAAAATAA
- a CDS encoding CBS domain-containing protein, giving the protein MKVKKVMENSPLYVKESDFITKARQVLRDNQLRALPVIDDNDNVSGVLTRDGVLKVTSNKSNVTVKGFTKNIDLLTPENTIEDAGKLILEYNIDSIPITKTRSNRVLVGVVNIHDLFNSISNKQLNPEKKVVDIMNPKVETAEHNEQVSSCWRRMLNTGLSGFPVLKNDRLIGIITKGDVIQAGHARFSRGGKTSGGSTDKTKITRLMSTPVTTVSPETQVKKAFEKMKNKNIGRLPVVKDDTVVGIVDRYDVLKPYLG; this is encoded by the coding sequence ATGAAAGTTAAAAAAGTTATGGAAAACTCTCCATTATATGTTAAGGAGAGCGATTTTATAACGAAAGCAAGACAGGTTCTTAGAGACAACCAACTAAGAGCATTACCTGTAATCGATGACAATGATAACGTATCTGGTGTATTAACACGAGATGGAGTTCTGAAGGTAACTTCAAACAAATCAAACGTAACTGTTAAAGGTTTCACAAAGAACATCGATTTACTGACCCCTGAAAACACCATTGAAGACGCAGGGAAGCTGATTCTTGAGTACAATATAGACTCAATTCCAATAACCAAAACAAGGTCCAACCGGGTTTTGGTGGGAGTTGTCAATATACATGACTTGTTCAACTCAATTTCAAACAAACAATTGAATCCAGAAAAAAAGGTAGTGGACATAATGAACCCTAAAGTAGAGACCGCTGAACATAACGAACAGGTCTCTAGTTGTTGGCGTAGAATGCTAAACACAGGGCTTTCAGGTTTCCCTGTCTTAAAAAACGATAGATTAATCGGTATAATCACTAAAGGAGACGTCATTCAGGCAGGACACGCTAGATTCAGTAGGGGTGGGAAAACAAGTGGAGGTTCAACAGATAAAACCAAAATAACAAGGTTGATGTCCACACCAGTGACAACCGTTTCACCTGAAACACAGGTAAAAAAAGCTTTCGAGAAAATGAAAAACAAAAACATCGGTAGACTCCCCGTTGTCAAAGATGACACTGTAGTTGGCATAGTAGATAGATACGATGTACTTAAACCCTATCTGGGGTGA
- a CDS encoding single-stranded-DNA-specific exonuclease RecJ, protein MSTEQKNLLKQAEKCIEPIKKAEKALIISHIDADGLTSAAIASKALSREGIKHKIDFVKSLEPKKIKEIKKHQIDLILFTDLGSSLTPQLKKIEPDIVICDHHQPQHEPNEKIWELNPHHHGINGSTEISGASTTHTLATTLNPENQETADLAIVGSVGDIQDSSGKLIGINREILKKAQENNIIKTKKDIRLFGKQTRPIHKLLEYSSDPYIPGITGKEENCIKLIKNQNIPLKKEGKWRRWIDLNEKEKKAIVSSLINKALEKGISEKMINRLIGEVYILQKEKPGTELRDASEYSTLLNATARYNHSKTGLQLCLGKRNQVYKEAKNLLKNHRKNLVDGIKYIEQKNTQKLENIQYIDCENKIKDTIVGIVAGMALGSNKINRNLPIIALADKNEDKKISARTTQKMIYKGVNLGEAIAQAAETVNGNGGGHNIAAGATIPKTKQKQFLKKLDNLITNQIKN, encoded by the coding sequence TTGTCAACCGAACAAAAAAACCTACTTAAGCAAGCAGAAAAATGCATAGAACCAATAAAAAAAGCAGAAAAAGCCCTAATAATATCACATATAGATGCAGATGGATTAACATCAGCCGCAATAGCCTCCAAAGCATTAAGCCGAGAAGGAATAAAACACAAAATCGATTTCGTAAAAAGCCTTGAACCCAAAAAAATCAAAGAAATAAAAAAACACCAAATCGACCTAATCCTATTCACAGACCTAGGTTCAAGCCTAACACCACAACTAAAAAAAATCGAGCCAGACATAGTCATATGCGACCACCACCAACCACAACACGAACCAAACGAAAAAATATGGGAACTAAACCCACACCACCATGGAATCAATGGATCAACCGAGATCTCCGGAGCCTCAACAACACACACACTCGCAACAACACTAAACCCAGAAAACCAAGAAACAGCAGACCTAGCAATCGTAGGAAGCGTTGGAGACATACAAGACTCCTCAGGCAAACTAATCGGCATAAACAGAGAAATCCTAAAAAAAGCCCAAGAAAACAACATAATAAAAACAAAAAAAGACATAAGGCTCTTCGGAAAACAAACCAGACCAATACACAAACTACTCGAATATTCAAGCGACCCCTACATCCCAGGCATAACAGGAAAAGAAGAAAACTGCATCAAATTAATAAAAAACCAAAACATCCCGCTCAAAAAAGAAGGCAAATGGAGACGATGGATAGACCTCAACGAAAAAGAAAAAAAAGCAATAGTCTCCAGCCTAATCAACAAAGCCCTCGAAAAAGGCATATCAGAAAAAATGATAAACAGGCTTATTGGAGAAGTCTACATACTACAAAAAGAAAAACCTGGAACCGAACTACGCGACGCAAGCGAATACTCAACCCTACTCAATGCAACAGCCAGATACAACCACTCCAAAACAGGACTACAACTCTGCCTCGGAAAAAGAAACCAAGTGTACAAAGAAGCAAAAAACCTACTCAAAAACCACCGAAAAAACCTCGTAGACGGCATCAAATACATCGAACAAAAAAACACACAAAAACTAGAAAACATACAATACATCGACTGTGAAAACAAAATAAAAGACACAATAGTCGGAATAGTCGCCGGCATGGCATTAGGATCAAACAAAATAAATAGAAACCTCCCAATCATAGCACTAGCAGACAAAAACGAAGACAAAAAAATATCCGCAAGAACAACCCAAAAAATGATATACAAAGGCGTAAACCTCGGAGAAGCTATAGCCCAAGCCGCAGAAACAGTAAACGGAAATGGCGGAGGCCACAACATAGCAGCAGGCGCAACAATACCCAAAACAAAACAAAAACAATTCCTAAAAAAACTAGATAACCTAATAACCAATCAAATCAAAAACTAA
- a CDS encoding CBS domain-containing protein, whose amino-acid sequence METKIPVKEVMTLDVVTVEVDDDVQTASRKMADEGIGSVIAIEEGTPVGIITEKDLVHKVLAKGYSPDKLLVKDVMTRPLVTIEKEEEINTAIKKMRKLKIERLPVTSGKELVGIITSNDIMSISPEIVEILTEAAEIYGSNKTLPDNREWDTTGICNSCNTFSTELDLVEGELFCEQCREEVEAGGYRI is encoded by the coding sequence ATGGAAACGAAGATCCCGGTTAAAGAGGTAATGACCCTGGATGTTGTCACCGTTGAGGTTGATGATGATGTCCAAACTGCTAGTAGGAAGATGGCGGATGAAGGCATAGGTAGCGTGATTGCCATTGAAGAAGGGACACCAGTAGGGATTATTACAGAGAAAGACCTTGTACATAAAGTTTTAGCCAAAGGCTATTCTCCCGATAAACTACTTGTTAAAGATGTTATGACTCGCCCTTTAGTTACAATAGAGAAAGAAGAAGAGATTAACACAGCTATTAAGAAAATGCGTAAACTTAAGATTGAGAGACTACCTGTAACCAGCGGTAAGGAACTGGTTGGAATCATCACAAGTAATGACATTATGTCTATTTCACCTGAGATAGTTGAGATATTGACTGAAGCAGCTGAGATTTATGGTTCCAATAAAACACTCCCTGATAACAGAGAGTGGGATACAACTGGTATATGTAATAGTTGTAATACTTTCTCAACAGAACTCGATTTAGTGGAGGGCGAATTGTTTTGTGAACAATGTCGGGAAGAAGTTGAAGCCGGAGGCTATAGAATATAA
- a CDS encoding GIY-YIG nuclease family protein: MDLSQKGIYTLIIKANETTQVVGAIGELQFDGVYLYIGSALGPGGLKRIKRHQEIAVGIRDVERWHIDYLLSKADLVGYAFSFTERDVECKIAGALDTNKSVQKFGCSDCKCESHLFKTKNLGEGVNKIKKAYTNNNLKPEIKLLDDEIENDKEN, from the coding sequence ATGGATTTAAGTCAAAAAGGGATTTATACGTTAATCATCAAAGCTAATGAAACCACCCAGGTTGTTGGGGCAATCGGTGAATTACAATTCGATGGTGTGTATCTCTACATCGGCTCTGCTTTAGGGCCAGGAGGCTTGAAAAGAATCAAAAGACATCAAGAGATAGCTGTTGGTATTCGAGACGTGGAAAGATGGCATATAGATTACCTACTATCTAAAGCAGATCTAGTTGGATATGCATTCTCTTTTACCGAACGGGATGTCGAGTGTAAAATAGCTGGAGCATTAGATACAAATAAATCAGTACAGAAGTTTGGTTGTAGTGACTGTAAATGTGAAAGCCATTTATTTAAAACAAAAAATCTGGGAGAGGGAGTAAATAAAATCAAGAAAGCATATACTAATAACAACCTAAAACCAGAAATCAAATTACTGGATGATGAAATCGAAAATGACAAAGAAAATTAA